In Bifidobacterium sp. ESL0775, the following are encoded in one genomic region:
- a CDS encoding YdcF family protein, protein MTDWWQIALLYGPSVLFGPLLVVSVVQEPRRFRNAIWLALFVLSLSSGLLLDFWRDWAFIPIVLVALFAPIAVVVFLLVNTVIVVRHEGFSLSTILPALFALLVMFCVAVYPLTFYFDAPRWGKGVGLLIALEGLWFFFTFAALLLYSTIYRILPRRRRYDYIVVLGAGLQGTKPTPLLRGRLDKAVDLWRRQDGKGVFIVSGGQGADEEISEAEAMKRYLVEERGVPARCIIEEGRSTTTFENLRNCKVIMDGRSGVAESFESQATSLGFKQAVTSGSSDGGLTIGDTVEPSSSSSATETRRPGRVRRMRNRMSCPYRVAVVTSDYHVFRASEYARDLGLKSDGVGSHTKGYYWPAAFIREFIAISKAHFWPYVVILALWAIGMLIMVVGK, encoded by the coding sequence ATGACCGACTGGTGGCAGATCGCGCTGCTCTATGGGCCGAGCGTGCTGTTCGGCCCGCTTTTGGTCGTTTCGGTGGTCCAGGAGCCTCGGCGTTTCCGCAACGCGATATGGCTCGCCTTGTTCGTGTTGAGCCTCTCCAGCGGGCTGTTGCTTGATTTCTGGCGGGATTGGGCGTTCATCCCCATCGTGCTGGTGGCGCTGTTCGCGCCGATCGCCGTCGTGGTTTTCCTGCTGGTCAACACCGTCATCGTCGTGCGCCACGAGGGCTTCTCGCTTTCCACCATCCTGCCGGCGCTGTTCGCGCTCCTGGTGATGTTCTGCGTGGCCGTCTACCCGCTGACATTCTATTTCGACGCGCCGCGATGGGGCAAAGGCGTCGGACTCCTGATCGCGCTGGAAGGCCTCTGGTTCTTCTTCACCTTCGCCGCGCTGCTGCTTTATTCTACCATCTACCGCATTCTCCCGCGGCGCAGGAGATACGATTACATCGTCGTTCTCGGAGCCGGTTTGCAAGGCACCAAGCCCACCCCGCTGCTGCGCGGAAGACTCGACAAGGCGGTCGACCTGTGGCGCCGGCAGGACGGCAAAGGCGTGTTCATCGTCTCCGGTGGCCAAGGCGCCGACGAGGAAATCAGCGAAGCTGAGGCCATGAAACGTTACCTGGTCGAGGAACGGGGAGTGCCTGCCAGGTGCATCATCGAGGAAGGCCGATCCACGACCACCTTCGAGAACCTCCGCAATTGCAAGGTGATCATGGACGGGCGCAGTGGCGTGGCGGAATCGTTCGAGTCTCAGGCGACGTCTTTGGGCTTCAAGCAGGCCGTAACCTCCGGTTCCAGTGATGGTGGTTTGACAATCGGCGATACTGTGGAGCCATCTTCTTCGTCTTCCGCAACCGAGACCCGCAGACCTGGACGTGTCAGACGGATGAGGAACCGCATGTCGTGCCCTTATCGGGTCGCCGTGGTCACCAGCGACTACCACGTCTTCCGCGCCAGCGAATACGCGCGTGACCTGGGCCTTAAGTCCGACGGCGTCGGCAGCCATACCAAAGGCTATTACTGGCCGGCCGCCTTCATCCGCGAGTTCATCGCCATCAGCAAGGCGCATTTCTGGCCGTACGTGGTCATCCTTGCACTGTGGGCCATCGGCATGCTGATCATGGTTGTCGGCAAATAA
- a CDS encoding histidine phosphatase family protein, whose product MIDEVILVRHGRTAFNVVHRLQGQIDVPLDIIGQWQVDETGLELAKRYYWAKVGNIARHPDLLAQPGPEAVRRSDIKEYQSVPSGKRKMEVVSSDLFRAVQTAHAFADLLGLTVTLDKRLRERSFGQWEGMTRPEIKELDAEAFRSWRAHEGGESKYGVETRTEVGRRGAKAVVELLDEHADDEIPTTLMLVSHGSYIAATVETLLNMDPEVDELGNIPNAFWSTLKPQHKADGGYAWTLAEFNCGPAIAYEQDWSNGPQELRYPGMELMKPFPVTETV is encoded by the coding sequence ATGATCGACGAAGTCATCTTGGTACGGCATGGACGCACGGCCTTCAATGTCGTCCATCGTCTGCAGGGGCAGATCGACGTCCCGCTGGACATCATCGGCCAATGGCAGGTCGACGAGACTGGCCTGGAGCTGGCGAAGCGCTATTACTGGGCCAAGGTGGGCAATATCGCGCGCCACCCCGATCTGCTCGCGCAGCCCGGTCCTGAAGCCGTCAGGCGGAGCGATATCAAGGAATACCAAAGCGTGCCGTCGGGCAAGCGCAAGATGGAGGTGGTCTCCAGCGACCTCTTCCGGGCCGTGCAGACCGCACACGCCTTCGCGGACCTCCTCGGACTGACGGTGACGCTGGACAAGCGCCTGCGCGAGCGCAGCTTCGGGCAATGGGAGGGCATGACCCGCCCGGAGATCAAGGAGCTTGACGCCGAGGCCTTCCGCTCTTGGCGCGCGCATGAGGGCGGCGAGAGCAAGTATGGGGTCGAGACCCGCACCGAGGTCGGCAGGCGTGGCGCCAAAGCCGTCGTCGAGTTGCTTGATGAGCACGCCGATGACGAGATTCCGACCACGCTGATGCTGGTCAGCCACGGCTCTTATATCGCCGCGACCGTCGAGACGCTGCTGAACATGGATCCCGAGGTCGACGAGCTTGGCAACATCCCCAACGCGTTCTGGTCCACGTTGAAGCCGCAGCATAAGGCCGATGGCGGCTATGCCTGGACGCTGGCGGAGTTCAATTGCGGGCCGGCCATCGCCTACGAGCAGGATTGGTCGAACGGCCCCCAGGAGTTGCGCTATCCCGGAATGGAATTGATGAAGCCGTTCCCCGTCACCGAAACAGTGTGA
- a CDS encoding magnesium transporter CorA family protein: MLRMFNTINGQVEQINKLENGSWICLSNPTDVELATVSSQTGVDLADLRAPLDDEERSRVDSEDDYTMIIVDIPTVEQRDGRDHYETIPLAIIVASHVIITVCMQDTPVLHPFMEGTIRGFNTYMKTRFVLQILYRNATMYLRYLRIIDRSSDNLELKLQHSMQNREILQLLELSKTLVYFTTSLKSNEIVMEKLRVTEKLNSLTHIKQYPEDEDLLDDVITENKQAIEMANIYSGVLANMTDASASIVSNNLNNVMRIFTIISIVLSIPTLIFSMYGMNFQDGMFGMPFTDSRWGFIIVIAISMVITGIVAWWLTRSKLFK, from the coding sequence ATGTTGAGGATGTTCAATACGATCAACGGGCAGGTCGAACAGATCAACAAGCTGGAGAACGGCTCGTGGATCTGTCTGTCGAACCCCACCGACGTCGAGCTCGCCACCGTTTCCTCGCAGACCGGCGTCGATTTGGCCGATTTGCGCGCGCCTCTGGATGACGAGGAACGTTCGCGCGTCGATTCCGAAGACGATTACACCATGATCATCGTCGACATCCCCACCGTCGAGCAGCGTGATGGTCGCGACCATTACGAGACCATCCCCCTGGCCATCATCGTCGCCTCGCACGTCATCATCACCGTGTGCATGCAGGACACGCCGGTGCTCCACCCCTTCATGGAGGGCACCATCCGTGGGTTCAACACCTACATGAAAACCCGTTTTGTATTACAGATTCTTTATCGGAATGCCACGATGTACCTGCGCTACCTGCGTATCATCGACCGCAGCTCCGATAATCTCGAGCTGAAGCTCCAGCACTCGATGCAGAATCGCGAGATCCTGCAGCTGCTTGAGCTCTCGAAGACCTTGGTCTATTTCACCACCAGCCTCAAGTCCAACGAGATCGTGATGGAGAAGCTGAGGGTTACCGAAAAGCTCAACTCGCTGACCCACATCAAGCAGTACCCCGAGGACGAGGACCTGCTCGACGACGTCATCACCGAGAACAAGCAGGCCATCGAGATGGCGAACATCTACAGCGGCGTCCTCGCGAACATGACCGACGCCTCCGCCTCGATCGTCTCCAACAACCTCAACAACGTGATGAGGATCTTCACCATCATCTCCATCGTGCTCTCCATCCCCACTCTGATCTTCTCCATGTACGGCATGAACTTCCAGGACGGCATGTTCGGCATGCCGTTCACCGATTCGCGTTGGGGCTTCATCATCGTCATCGCCATCTCCATGGTCATCACCGGGATCGTGGCCTGGTGGCTCACCCGTTCCAAGCTTTTCAAATAG
- a CDS encoding transporter substrate-binding domain-containing protein gives MGLSRLKSVAVSLLAKGSVRRRFRALLASLCGAGLLCVASACGPTQTPPSANVPEGPTIAIAVPNDEPGLSLDHEGKYSGFDVEVAHYVAQKLGYAQKQIVFKPVTVSSAVATLEQSKADMFVSALPAATASSAGRQFGTSKPYLTNPLGLMVPTRLQREFTDISSLQDRSICTVKGTVDGSELTSAVPFIKIQERETYPQCLTALLSGEANAVAADVAILHGLASSVVERDVTVLGDGDSASSASSASLANAVARISQVPHAIMIRPSDGELTKKIDAILSGMAKDGTWCKAADTMRKDIGYSPEESLNAAMMRR, from the coding sequence ATGGGTTTGTCGAGATTGAAAAGTGTTGCGGTGTCGCTGTTGGCCAAAGGAAGCGTACGCAGGCGTTTCAGGGCGTTGCTCGCGTCGCTGTGCGGCGCTGGTCTGCTGTGCGTGGCTTCGGCTTGCGGCCCGACCCAGACCCCGCCTTCGGCCAATGTCCCCGAAGGGCCGACCATAGCGATCGCCGTGCCGAACGACGAACCAGGGCTCAGCCTCGACCATGAGGGCAAATACTCAGGTTTCGACGTCGAAGTGGCCCATTATGTGGCGCAGAAACTTGGCTACGCGCAAAAACAGATCGTCTTCAAGCCGGTGACCGTCTCGTCGGCGGTGGCGACGCTGGAGCAGTCCAAGGCCGATATGTTCGTCTCCGCCCTGCCCGCCGCCACCGCCTCGAGCGCCGGCCGGCAGTTCGGCACGTCGAAGCCCTATCTCACCAATCCGTTGGGATTGATGGTACCGACACGCCTGCAACGTGAGTTCACCGATATCTCGTCATTGCAGGACCGAAGCATCTGCACGGTCAAGGGAACGGTCGATGGGAGCGAACTGACTTCCGCGGTTCCTTTCATCAAGATTCAGGAGCGTGAAACCTACCCGCAATGCCTCACCGCGCTGCTTTCCGGCGAGGCGAACGCGGTGGCGGCCGATGTGGCGATTCTTCACGGACTTGCCTCCAGCGTCGTCGAGCGAGATGTCACCGTCCTAGGGGATGGGGATTCGGCATCGTCGGCGTCGTCCGCTTCGCTGGCCAACGCGGTCGCGCGGATCTCCCAGGTCCCTCACGCCATCATGATTCGTCCGTCGGATGGGGAACTGACCAAAAAGATCGACGCCATCCTGTCCGGCATGGCCAAGGATGGCACATGGTGCAAGGCCGCCGATACCATGCGCAAGGACATCGGCTACAGCCCGGAGGAATCGCTTAACGCTGCGATGATGCGCCGTTGA
- the leuS gene encoding leucine--tRNA ligase gives MSDNEQGADSSADISSVPAYRYNAKMAQGIEEKWQKTWDEKGTFWAANVKGDLTDGKGRHADGRTPYFAMDMFPYPSGKGLHVGHPLGYLATDVVSRYHRMKGENVLHAMGYDAFGLPAEQYAVQTGQHPRVTTEANIANMRRQLHRMGLSFDNRRTFATIDPGYMRWTQWIFSRIYDAWYDPDFVRPDGGKGSARHIDTLIDQFKSGKRAIPGFEDSGKKWDELTEAEQADVLNDFRLAYISKSPVNWCPGLGTVLANEEVTAEGKSERGNFPVFQRELRQWSMRITAYGHRLIEDLDIIDWPQKVKLMQRNWIGESHGASVHFKVATPNGERDMEVYTTRPDTLFGTTFAVVSPEHDLLADAPAQWPENTPESWKGGYATPAEGIKAYRIAAESKTAQDRVDEGGEKTGLFTGLYATNPITGDKLPLFTADYVLMDYGTGAIMAVPGGDQRDYDFAKKFGLPVIYTVKPLPDSGEDLSDYEGKAPFVSHDGIVINSSTEHTSALGDALDLNGLRVNDVIEKVNKWLESAGVGEGTVSYRLRDWLFSRQRYWGEPFPIVYGEDGVPHLLPDSMLPINLPDVPDYSPKTFDPEDAESNPEAPLSRNPEWVKVTLDLGDGPKTYYRDTNTMPNWAGSCWYYMRYLDPNDTEHMVDPDEYEYWMGPNHNKESGKTGGVDLYVGGVEHAVLHLLYSRFWHKILFDLGYVDTPEPFYKLFNQGMIQAYAYTDDRGQYVPAAEVKEGPADKSGEPTFTWNGQHANREFGKMGKSLKNIITPDDMYARYGADTFRLYEMSMGPLDESRPWNDRNVVGGMRFLQRLWRNVVDENTGEVTVSDDAPDAKTLKLLNNTIAAVTEEMEHMRPNTSIAKLIVLNNHLTGLKAVPRAAVEPLILMLSPIAPHICEELWSKLGHADSLAHEPWPKADERYVGEDTVTAVVQIKGKVRAKLEVSPSIDPEELKDMALKAVADRLGGKEPRKVIVKAPKIVSIVPAE, from the coding sequence ATGAGCGACAATGAGCAGGGCGCGGATTCGAGCGCCGATATTTCCAGTGTTCCGGCATACCGTTACAACGCCAAGATGGCGCAGGGCATCGAGGAAAAATGGCAGAAAACATGGGATGAGAAGGGCACCTTCTGGGCCGCGAACGTCAAAGGTGATCTGACAGACGGCAAAGGCAGGCACGCCGACGGACGCACGCCGTACTTCGCGATGGACATGTTCCCGTATCCTTCCGGCAAAGGCCTGCATGTAGGCCATCCGCTTGGCTATCTGGCCACCGACGTGGTGAGCCGCTACCACCGCATGAAAGGCGAGAACGTGCTGCACGCCATGGGCTATGACGCCTTCGGCCTTCCCGCCGAGCAGTACGCCGTGCAGACGGGCCAGCACCCGCGCGTGACCACCGAGGCCAACATCGCCAACATGCGCCGCCAGCTGCACCGCATGGGCCTGAGCTTCGACAACCGCCGCACCTTCGCCACCATCGACCCCGGCTATATGCGATGGACGCAGTGGATCTTCTCGCGCATCTACGACGCTTGGTACGACCCTGATTTCGTGCGTCCCGACGGCGGCAAGGGTTCCGCCCGCCATATCGACACGTTGATCGACCAGTTCAAAAGCGGCAAGCGCGCCATCCCCGGTTTCGAGGATTCAGGCAAGAAATGGGACGAGCTCACCGAAGCCGAACAGGCCGACGTCTTGAACGATTTCCGTTTGGCCTACATCTCCAAGTCGCCGGTCAACTGGTGCCCCGGTCTCGGCACGGTGCTCGCCAACGAGGAGGTCACCGCCGAAGGCAAGTCCGAACGTGGCAATTTCCCCGTCTTTCAACGCGAGCTTCGTCAGTGGTCCATGCGCATCACCGCCTACGGCCATCGCCTGATCGAGGACCTCGACATCATCGACTGGCCACAGAAAGTCAAGCTGATGCAGCGCAACTGGATCGGCGAGTCCCACGGCGCCTCGGTTCACTTCAAGGTAGCCACTCCCAACGGCGAACGGGACATGGAGGTCTACACGACCCGTCCCGACACGCTGTTCGGCACCACGTTCGCCGTTGTCTCGCCCGAGCATGACCTGCTTGCCGACGCTCCGGCGCAGTGGCCGGAGAACACGCCGGAAAGCTGGAAGGGTGGCTATGCCACGCCAGCCGAAGGCATCAAGGCCTATCGCATTGCGGCCGAATCCAAGACCGCGCAGGACCGCGTCGACGAGGGCGGCGAGAAAACTGGCCTCTTCACCGGCCTTTACGCCACCAACCCCATCACCGGCGATAAACTGCCGCTGTTCACCGCAGACTACGTGCTGATGGACTACGGCACCGGCGCCATTATGGCGGTGCCTGGTGGCGACCAGCGTGATTACGACTTCGCCAAGAAGTTCGGCCTGCCGGTCATCTATACTGTGAAGCCTCTGCCCGATTCCGGTGAGGATCTGAGCGATTACGAAGGCAAGGCGCCGTTCGTCTCGCATGACGGCATTGTCATCAATTCCTCGACCGAGCACACTTCAGCCTTAGGCGATGCGCTGGATTTGAATGGCTTGCGCGTCAACGACGTCATCGAGAAGGTCAACAAATGGCTCGAATCCGCCGGCGTCGGCGAGGGCACCGTCAGCTACCGTCTGCGTGACTGGCTCTTCTCCCGTCAGCGCTATTGGGGCGAGCCGTTCCCGATCGTCTACGGCGAGGACGGCGTGCCGCACCTGCTGCCGGACTCCATGCTGCCGATCAACCTGCCCGACGTGCCGGACTACAGCCCCAAGACCTTCGACCCCGAGGACGCCGAAAGCAACCCCGAGGCGCCGTTGAGCCGCAATCCCGAATGGGTCAAGGTCACGCTCGACCTGGGCGACGGGCCCAAGACCTACTACCGCGACACCAACACCATGCCCAACTGGGCCGGTTCCTGCTGGTATTACATGCGCTACCTCGACCCGAACGACACTGAGCACATGGTCGATCCGGACGAATACGAATACTGGATGGGCCCGAACCACAACAAGGAATCGGGCAAGACCGGTGGTGTCGATCTCTATGTCGGCGGCGTCGAGCACGCGGTGCTGCACCTGCTTTACTCGCGTTTCTGGCACAAGATCCTCTTCGATCTGGGCTACGTCGATACGCCAGAACCGTTCTACAAGCTCTTCAACCAAGGCATGATCCAGGCCTACGCCTACACCGACGACCGCGGACAGTACGTGCCCGCCGCCGAAGTCAAGGAGGGCCCGGCCGACAAGTCCGGTGAGCCCACCTTCACATGGAACGGCCAACACGCCAACCGCGAGTTCGGCAAGATGGGCAAAAGCCTCAAGAACATCATCACCCCGGACGACATGTACGCGCGCTATGGAGCCGACACGTTCCGCCTCTACGAGATGAGCATGGGCCCGCTCGACGAGTCGCGTCCGTGGAACGACCGCAACGTCGTGGGCGGCATGCGCTTCCTGCAACGCCTCTGGCGCAACGTCGTCGACGAAAACACCGGCGAGGTCACTGTCTCCGATGATGCCCCTGATGCCAAGACGCTGAAGTTGCTCAACAACACCATCGCCGCGGTCACCGAGGAGATGGAGCACATGCGCCCCAACACCTCCATCGCCAAGCTCATCGTGCTGAACAACCACCTGACCGGCCTTAAGGCCGTGCCGCGCGCCGCCGTTGAGCCGCTGATCCTCATGCTTTCACCGATCGCCCCGCATATCTGCGAGGAGCTTTGGTCCAAGCTCGGCCACGCTGATTCCTTGGCGCATGAGCCTTGGCCGAAGGCCGACGAGCGTTACGTCGGCGAGGACACCGTCACCGCCGTGGTGCAGATCAAGGGCAAGGTCCGCGCCAAGCTCGAGGTCAGCCCCTCGATCGACCCTGAGGAGCTCAAGGACATGGCGTTGAAGGCTGTCGCCGACCGCCTGGGTGGCAAGGAGCCACGCAAGGTCATTGTCAAGGCCCCGAAGATCGTTTCGATTGTTCCGGCGGAATAG
- a CDS encoding helix-hairpin-helix domain-containing protein codes for MGIRIDDRDSTRRLTGLLGASPPTRGLSEGLDDAGTTPMPPNGGGVVLDDALLRVGLPPLPSIDRWLVGPAAGDATDPKEGEDSATHDFDDVVSGSLHIEPKAQQRDIPRLFFRPTQAVVVILLLMVALCASLTMLVTQAVNYNRQQAEASSSVSRNRPAAKAQKGSGDAQNVESKSGNAAGEANGATGTGSGNTQPGSATGSVPAAGQPGTQQSGNSNLVNLNTADSTQLQQIKGVGPVMAQKIIDYRSSIGRFTSVDQLLQVSGIGQKTLEKMRGQVTVS; via the coding sequence ATGGGCATACGGATTGATGACAGGGACAGCACACGGCGTTTGACGGGGCTGCTGGGTGCGTCTCCGCCGACGCGCGGTCTTTCGGAGGGACTCGATGACGCTGGGACGACGCCGATGCCACCGAACGGCGGAGGTGTCGTCTTGGATGACGCCCTGCTGCGTGTCGGACTCCCGCCATTGCCGTCCATCGACCGTTGGCTTGTCGGGCCTGCCGCAGGCGATGCCACGGATCCCAAAGAAGGCGAAGATTCGGCCACCCATGATTTCGATGATGTCGTATCGGGGTCTTTGCACATCGAACCGAAAGCCCAGCAACGGGACATTCCTCGTCTGTTCTTCCGCCCCACACAGGCGGTGGTGGTCATTCTGCTGCTCATGGTGGCGTTGTGTGCGAGCTTGACGATGCTGGTGACGCAAGCCGTCAACTACAACCGACAACAAGCCGAAGCCTCATCATCGGTCAGTCGGAATCGCCCGGCTGCAAAAGCACAAAAAGGCTCCGGAGACGCTCAAAACGTTGAGTCGAAAAGTGGGAATGCGGCGGGGGAGGCGAATGGCGCCACTGGCACGGGCAGTGGAAACACGCAACCGGGTAGCGCCACCGGGTCAGTCCCCGCAGCCGGTCAACCGGGAACGCAACAGAGTGGTAATAGCAACCTCGTCAACCTCAACACGGCCGATAGTACGCAACTCCAGCAGATCAAAGGCGTGGGGCCGGTGATGGCCCAGAAGATCATCGACTACCGGTCTTCGATCGGGCGCTTCACCAGCGTGGACCAGCTGTTGCAGGTCTCCGGCATCGGACAGAAAACGTTGGAGAAGATGCGCGGGCAGGTGACCGTCTCATGA
- a CDS encoding ComEC/Rec2 family competence protein has product MSGDDGQNHVEQGSRDYRMLPVAICVWAAMLAAHAVFASLIGQQFDVASSAGKSGKPDNLPSLFSGFAFHRDSAATNVGVETLFSAVVLLALVLGLVVLLLVSFRWFGGEHTTRRARSRDVASSLQGPHARDSQWQVSAIGTSDNQDDRFKVPGVLAIWRASRGRRTLWITVLACSALAGLIASFGADVMEYRDPAMALARQSGGHVEADVRLDSPITAASSFQADCQANAHLLGLGRDGVRQTSHSRIVLYANKPWCARLSDGQTVSMSGTLQTARYGMRPVWLTMDDDTTVRVLERAPPGKRLVDAMQHRFFDVISGLSDQGRVLVPGLTIGLLGQDFMGATHGEPVNATFATLLEMHFKDSGIMHLMAVSGGHFALIGSLVRAVCARFLLPRQLVAILTVLAYMGLAGAMYPSDSVMRALVMGVFASASMFVGRRPQALSALGWTVVLTLLVNPAMSRSFGFALSCASVLGIVLCAGPIAEGLAKLLPRYLAEGMSVTIAAQLFTLPIQVLMNPELPVLSVPANLIVAPFVDLLTLTGLAALLLAPFASHLSFVFAWLSSCGTAVMQWCADTIGGSTSATMPWAGGIAGAMLVVQCELVAFGVAKVLAAVSARRVVNEAGAGNNGRLAAWRAKGSIWWKETEQMFEQLWCQGDDGVGNQRNTTDVHL; this is encoded by the coding sequence ATGAGCGGGGACGATGGACAAAATCACGTGGAGCAGGGCAGCCGTGACTACAGGATGCTGCCGGTGGCGATTTGCGTCTGGGCAGCCATGCTCGCCGCACATGCGGTGTTCGCCTCACTGATCGGTCAACAGTTCGATGTCGCGTCTTCGGCAGGGAAAAGCGGAAAACCTGATAATCTCCCATCCTTGTTTTCAGGTTTCGCGTTTCATCGAGATTCGGCGGCCACCAACGTAGGTGTTGAGACGTTGTTCAGTGCGGTGGTGCTATTGGCTTTGGTGCTCGGCCTCGTTGTATTGCTTCTGGTTTCATTTCGATGGTTCGGTGGCGAGCATACGACTCGGCGAGCCCGAAGCCGTGATGTGGCCAGTTCGTTGCAAGGTCCGCATGCCCGGGATTCGCAGTGGCAGGTTTCGGCTATTGGTACCAGTGACAATCAGGATGATCGATTCAAGGTTCCTGGGGTATTGGCGATATGGCGAGCCTCACGTGGGCGCAGGACGCTGTGGATCACCGTGCTGGCATGTTCCGCTTTGGCGGGGCTTATCGCATCGTTTGGCGCCGATGTCATGGAATATCGTGATCCGGCCATGGCGTTGGCGCGACAAAGCGGCGGTCATGTCGAGGCAGACGTCAGGCTCGATTCACCGATTACGGCCGCAAGCTCGTTCCAAGCCGATTGCCAGGCCAACGCCCACCTGCTTGGTCTCGGCCGTGACGGTGTCCGGCAGACAAGCCATTCGCGTATCGTCTTATATGCCAACAAGCCGTGGTGCGCGCGGCTTTCCGACGGACAGACCGTTTCCATGTCTGGAACGCTTCAGACCGCCAGATATGGCATGCGGCCCGTCTGGCTCACGATGGACGACGACACGACGGTGCGGGTGCTTGAGCGGGCGCCACCGGGCAAGCGATTGGTCGACGCCATGCAACACAGGTTTTTCGATGTCATCTCAGGTCTTTCCGACCAGGGACGGGTGCTGGTTCCTGGGCTGACCATCGGCCTCTTGGGCCAGGATTTCATGGGCGCCACCCATGGAGAGCCCGTCAACGCCACGTTCGCAACGTTGCTCGAGATGCATTTCAAGGATTCCGGCATCATGCATCTGATGGCGGTCTCCGGTGGCCATTTCGCGCTTATCGGCAGTTTGGTGCGTGCGGTTTGCGCGAGGTTCCTCTTGCCTCGCCAACTGGTCGCCATATTGACGGTGCTGGCCTATATGGGGCTCGCGGGCGCCATGTATCCCTCGGATTCCGTGATGCGCGCCCTTGTCATGGGAGTGTTCGCTTCGGCATCCATGTTCGTTGGCAGGCGGCCACAGGCGCTGAGCGCGTTGGGTTGGACGGTCGTCCTGACATTGCTGGTCAATCCCGCGATGTCCAGGAGCTTCGGCTTCGCGCTGTCCTGTGCATCGGTGCTTGGCATCGTGTTGTGTGCCGGGCCCATCGCGGAAGGGCTCGCCAAACTCCTACCCAGATACTTGGCTGAGGGGATGTCGGTGACCATCGCCGCGCAACTGTTCACCCTGCCCATACAGGTCTTGATGAACCCCGAATTGCCGGTGCTTTCCGTGCCGGCGAACCTGATTGTCGCGCCGTTCGTGGATTTGTTGACCCTGACCGGGCTGGCGGCGTTGTTGCTCGCCCCGTTCGCTTCTCATCTCTCCTTCGTTTTCGCTTGGCTGTCCAGTTGCGGCACCGCGGTGATGCAGTGGTGCGCCGATACCATCGGCGGCTCGACTTCCGCGACCATGCCGTGGGCCGGAGGAATCGCCGGGGCGATGCTGGTGGTGCAGTGTGAGTTGGTGGCTTTTGGCGTCGCCAAAGTATTGGCGGCAGTGTCGGCCCGACGTGTCGTGAATGAAGCGGGGGCTGGGAACAATGGACGTCTGGCGGCATGGCGTGCCAAGGGTTCGATATGGTGGAAGGAAACCGAACAAATGTTCGAACAGCTTTGGTGTCAGGGTGACGACGGTGTTGGAAACCAAAGGAACACGACCGATGTTCACCTTTGA
- the holA gene encoding DNA polymerase III subunit delta, with translation MAARQTKQGPRFVLVVGGDAFLNARQVHDCCDQARKSDPDAEVIELDAGEASQYDFDEAVSPSLLSSSSIVVISHIQNADDELVETMTAYCKSMAKDPANACATVIAQHDGGPKGRKTIERLVKAGAEKKDIPDLKRADAKLNFVIQCFEREHRRVDPAAAQQLVAVLGERTGELAAMCSQLCFDFDDETIGLDLVNRYLTGNPEVTGYAVGDEALAGHDAKAIIDMRAAVAQGTEPIALVGSLAMKLRTLAKASAVRSGEISQAEAKSNPWVLKIAMRQLSGWTSEGLSRCIQTLAWADEQNKTSGGDAMYALERSIELISRKGRMNV, from the coding sequence ATGGCGGCGAGACAAACCAAGCAAGGGCCACGATTCGTGCTGGTCGTAGGCGGTGACGCGTTCCTCAACGCTCGACAAGTTCATGATTGCTGTGACCAGGCGAGGAAGAGCGACCCCGATGCCGAAGTCATCGAGCTGGACGCTGGCGAGGCCAGCCAATACGATTTCGACGAGGCCGTCAGCCCGTCCCTTTTGAGTTCCAGTTCCATCGTCGTCATCAGCCACATCCAGAACGCCGACGACGAGTTGGTCGAGACCATGACCGCCTACTGCAAGTCGATGGCCAAAGACCCGGCGAACGCTTGCGCCACGGTGATCGCCCAGCATGACGGGGGACCCAAGGGGCGCAAGACCATCGAGCGGCTCGTCAAGGCGGGGGCCGAGAAGAAGGACATTCCCGACCTCAAACGCGCCGACGCCAAACTCAACTTCGTCATCCAATGCTTCGAACGCGAGCACCGCCGCGTCGATCCCGCGGCGGCCCAGCAATTGGTGGCCGTCTTGGGTGAGCGGACCGGTGAGCTCGCGGCGATGTGTTCCCAGCTGTGCTTCGACTTCGACGATGAGACCATCGGCCTCGACTTGGTCAACCGCTACTTGACAGGCAATCCCGAGGTCACCGGCTACGCCGTGGGCGACGAGGCGCTCGCAGGCCATGACGCGAAGGCCATCATCGACATGCGCGCGGCCGTGGCGCAAGGCACGGAACCCATCGCATTGGTGGGGTCGCTGGCGATGAAGCTCCGGACGCTCGCCAAAGCCTCGGCGGTGCGTTCCGGCGAGATTTCGCAGGCGGAAGCCAAATCCAACCCGTGGGTGCTCAAAATCGCGATGCGCCAGCTTAGCGGCTGGACCTCGGAGGGGCTTTCGCGCTGCATCCAGACGTTGGCTTGGGCCGACGAGCAGAACAAAACCAGCGGCGGCGACGCGATGTATGCGCTGGAGCGCTCCATCGAGCTGATCAGCCGCAAAGGACGAATGAACGTATGA